One genomic window of Lepeophtheirus salmonis chromosome 5, UVic_Lsal_1.4, whole genome shotgun sequence includes the following:
- the Cpr57A gene encoding uncharacterized protein Cpr57A → MMGQIVFIISLTVCGLTVICGADHIYSSTEPPTPFVYAYASGRAPNGKPDRYVVSSGDKNGRVEGTYSYLDPNYQWQKFSYVADPEKGFTLTEASDYLPRESAAVQKARLQHQALYQQTVTRSPYSNIESPAVQAVRNQHAQLYEEISQEHKAIAAQQEALRLAQETPEKQAYDSNPYYY, encoded by the exons ATGATG ggtcaaattgtatttatcatttctttGACTGTTTGCGGACTTACGGTTATTTGTGGTGCAGACCATATTTATAGCTCTACTGAG CCTCCAACTCCTTTTGTATATGCATACGCATCAGGAAGAGCACCCAATGGGAAACCGGATCGTTATGTTGTGAGCTCTGGCGATAAAAATGGTCGTGTGGAAGGAACTTACTCCTACTTGGACCCCAATTACCAATGGCAAAAA TTCAGCTACGTAGCGGATCCAGAAAAGGGCTTCACCCTTACAGAAGCCTCCGACTACCTACCACGTGAGTCTGCCGCTGTTCAAAAGGCTCGTCTTCAACACCAAGCTCTTTATCAACAAACAGTCACACGAAGTCCATACTCCAACATTGAGTCCCCCGCTGTACAAGCTGTCCGCAATCAACATGCTCAACTCTATGAGGAAATTTCTCAAGAGCACAAGGCCATTGCTGCTCAACAAGAAGCTCTCAGATTAGCTCAAGAGACTCCTGAAAAGCAGGCATATGATTCAAATCCttactattattaa